The proteins below are encoded in one region of Micromonospora pisi:
- a CDS encoding LysR family transcriptional regulator: MSWDAMLVTRRDRGHSEGSWTKGWWALFLRHLEYLSALAREGHFGRAAAACWVSQPTLSDGIRKLEAEFGVAVVRRGHRFEGLTPEGERLLNWGRRLLADRDQLMAEFGRTSHEGLTGHLRLGAVPASLPPVSLLTGPFRDRHPGTNLTVLSLTSDEILRRLTDFELDAGLTYLSGEPMAGFRTVPLYSERYVLLTPENGDFAGRTEVGWAEAARLPLCLLTPDMQNRRILDGLFHRAGVTVTPRMETNSVSTLCSHVRGGRWASVIPQAWLGLLGVPPGTRVLPLARPAATSTVGLVILDRDPPPLVVSALVHVAEELDLQRSLDNLVPVDLTARFDG; encoded by the coding sequence GTGTCATGGGATGCAATGCTTGTCACCCGGCGCGACCGGGGCCATTCGGAGGGTTCGTGGACGAAGGGTTGGTGGGCCTTGTTCCTGCGGCACCTGGAATATCTCAGCGCCCTCGCCCGCGAGGGGCACTTCGGGCGGGCGGCTGCCGCCTGCTGGGTCAGCCAACCGACCCTCTCCGACGGCATCCGCAAGCTGGAGGCGGAGTTCGGGGTCGCCGTGGTGCGCCGCGGACACCGCTTCGAAGGACTGACACCGGAAGGCGAACGGCTTCTGAACTGGGGCCGGCGTCTGCTCGCCGACCGGGACCAACTGATGGCCGAGTTCGGCCGGACCAGCCACGAGGGCCTGACCGGGCATCTGCGCCTCGGTGCCGTACCAGCCTCGTTGCCACCGGTCTCGCTGCTCACCGGGCCGTTCCGCGACCGGCACCCGGGCACGAACCTCACCGTACTGTCGCTGACCTCGGACGAGATCCTGCGCCGGCTGACCGACTTCGAACTCGACGCCGGTCTGACCTATCTCTCCGGTGAACCGATGGCGGGCTTCCGGACCGTACCCCTCTACTCCGAACGCTACGTCCTGCTGACACCGGAGAACGGTGACTTCGCCGGCCGTACCGAGGTCGGTTGGGCCGAGGCCGCCCGCCTGCCGCTCTGTCTGCTCACCCCGGACATGCAGAACCGGCGCATCCTCGACGGGCTGTTCCACCGGGCCGGGGTGACCGTGACCCCCCGGATGGAAACAAACTCCGTCTCCACCCTCTGCTCGCACGTACGCGGTGGACGCTGGGCGAGCGTCATCCCGCAGGCCTGGCTCGGTCTGCTCGGGGTGCCACCGGGCACCCGGGTACTGCCGTTGGCCCGGCCGGCGGCGACCAGCACCGTCGGGTTGGTCATCCTCGACCGCGACCCTCCCCCACTGGTCGTCAGCGCACTGGTGCACGTCGCGGAAGAGCTCGACCTGCAACGCAGCCTGGACAATCTGGTCCCCGTCGACCTGACGGCGAGATTCGACGGCTGA
- a CDS encoding NAD-dependent formate dehydrogenase, which translates to MAKVLCVLYDDPVTGYPSSYARDGVPHIDHYPGGQTAPSPEKIDFTPGQLLGSVSGELGLRPYLESLGHTLVVTSDKEGPDSAFDRELADAEVVISQPFWPAYLTAERIAKAPNLKLAITAGIGSDHVDLTAAIGRGITVAEVTYSNSISVAEHVVMMTLALVRNYLPSHQWVRDGGWNIADCSARAYDLEAMAVGTVAAGRIGLAVLRRLKPFDVALHYTDRHRLAPEVEQELNVTWHPDVESLVRACDVVTINCPLHPETENMFDDALLAKMRRGSYLINTARGKIVDRDAVVRALESGQLAGYAGDVWYPQPAPADHPWRTMPNHGMTPHTSGTTLSAQARYAAGTREILESYFQGRAIRDEYLIVDGGRLAGTGQHSYSAAQGAL; encoded by the coding sequence ATGGCGAAAGTGCTGTGCGTGCTCTACGACGACCCGGTCACCGGCTACCCGAGTTCCTACGCCCGGGACGGTGTGCCGCACATCGACCACTATCCCGGTGGGCAGACCGCGCCGAGTCCGGAGAAGATCGACTTCACTCCCGGCCAGCTCCTCGGCAGTGTCTCCGGCGAACTCGGCCTGCGCCCCTATCTCGAATCCCTGGGGCACACCCTCGTCGTCACCTCCGACAAGGAGGGTCCGGACTCGGCATTCGACCGGGAACTCGCCGACGCCGAGGTGGTCATCTCCCAACCATTCTGGCCCGCCTACCTGACCGCGGAACGAATCGCCAAGGCGCCGAACCTGAAACTGGCCATCACCGCCGGCATCGGTTCGGACCACGTCGACCTGACGGCAGCCATCGGGCGGGGCATCACGGTCGCGGAGGTGACGTACTCCAACAGCATCAGCGTGGCCGAACACGTGGTGATGATGACCCTCGCGCTGGTTCGCAACTACCTTCCGTCGCACCAGTGGGTACGCGACGGCGGCTGGAACATCGCCGACTGCTCGGCGCGCGCGTACGACCTCGAGGCGATGGCGGTCGGTACGGTCGCCGCCGGTCGGATCGGGCTGGCCGTACTGCGTCGGCTCAAGCCCTTCGACGTCGCGTTGCACTACACCGACCGGCACCGGCTCGCCCCGGAGGTCGAGCAGGAACTGAACGTCACCTGGCACCCGGACGTCGAGTCGCTGGTGCGGGCGTGCGACGTGGTGACGATCAACTGCCCGCTGCACCCGGAGACCGAGAACATGTTCGACGACGCGCTGCTGGCGAAGATGAGGCGCGGGTCGTACCTGATCAACACCGCCCGGGGAAAGATCGTCGACCGGGACGCGGTCGTCCGCGCGCTCGAGTCCGGCCAACTGGCCGGGTACGCCGGCGACGTGTGGTATCCGCAGCCGGCGCCGGCGGACCACCCGTGGCGGACCATGCCGAACCACGGCATGACGCCGCACACCTCCGGCACCACTCTCTCCGCCCAGGCGCGGTACGCCGCGGGCACCCGCGAGATCCTCGAGTCCTACTTCCAGGGTCGGGCGATCCGCGACGAGTATCTGATCGTTGATGGCGGGAGGCTGGCCGGGACGGGCCAGCACTCGTACAGCGCGGCTCAGGGCGCGCTGTAG
- a CDS encoding 2-dehydropantoate 2-reductase produces MRVAVLGAGAIGAYVGAALCRAGVDVHLIARGAHLAALQRNGVRILSPRGDFSAHPHATDDPAAVGPVDYVFLGLKAHSYASAGPLLTPLLGPHTALIAAQNGIPWWYFHKLSGPYENQRIEAVDPDGQTSSVMEPERAIGCVVYPATVIESPGVIRHLEGTRFSIGEPDGTISRRCTEFSAAMIAGGLKCPVEPQLRDDIWIKLMGNVSLNPISALTRATMIEICEHPGTRQVVAQMMEETLDIASRVGSHPEISIDKRIDGAQRVGHHKTSMLQDLEAGKELELDAIIAAVVEMADITSAPAPTLRTVYAATDLLARSAARRTVTPTLTAA; encoded by the coding sequence GTGCGAGTCGCAGTGCTCGGAGCCGGCGCCATCGGCGCCTACGTTGGCGCGGCCCTCTGTCGCGCCGGAGTGGACGTCCACCTGATCGCCCGCGGTGCGCACCTCGCCGCTTTGCAACGGAACGGAGTCCGGATCCTCAGTCCGCGAGGCGATTTCTCCGCCCATCCGCACGCCACCGACGACCCCGCCGCGGTCGGTCCGGTGGACTACGTCTTCCTGGGCCTCAAGGCACATTCGTACGCCTCGGCGGGGCCGCTCCTCACCCCGCTGCTCGGTCCGCACACCGCACTCATCGCGGCCCAGAACGGCATCCCGTGGTGGTACTTCCACAAGCTCTCCGGTCCGTACGAGAACCAGCGGATCGAGGCGGTGGACCCGGACGGCCAGACCTCGTCGGTGATGGAGCCGGAGCGGGCGATCGGCTGCGTGGTCTACCCGGCCACGGTGATCGAGTCACCCGGGGTGATTCGACACCTCGAGGGCACACGTTTCTCCATCGGCGAACCCGACGGGACCATCTCCCGACGGTGTACGGAGTTCAGCGCGGCGATGATCGCCGGCGGCCTGAAGTGCCCGGTCGAGCCCCAACTGCGCGACGACATCTGGATCAAGTTGATGGGGAACGTGTCACTGAACCCGATCAGCGCCCTGACCCGGGCCACGATGATCGAGATCTGCGAGCACCCCGGCACCCGGCAGGTGGTCGCACAGATGATGGAGGAGACGCTCGACATCGCCTCGCGGGTGGGCAGCCACCCGGAGATCTCCATCGACAAACGGATCGATGGCGCCCAACGCGTCGGGCATCACAAGACCTCCATGTTGCAGGACCTGGAGGCGGGCAAGGAACTCGAACTGGACGCGATCATCGCGGCCGTAGTGGAGATGGCCGACATCACCAGCGCGCCGGCACCCACCCTGCGCACCGTCTACGCCGCCACCGACCTGCTCGCCAGGTCCGCCGCCCGGCGGACCGTCACGCCGACCCTGACGGCGGCCTGA
- a CDS encoding aldehyde dehydrogenase family protein: MPLILKPGTAWSDVYARCQEVAPEAFHDGRLCNYWDGRWQADGVPALATSPVDGTPIAGPPRVTSPTATAAVRSALDTHQVWSRLPLATRKARVSAALDELDAHRDLLALLLVWEIGKPWRLARADVDRCIEGVRWYVEEIDEMVDGRTPLAGPVSNIASWNYPMSVIMHAMLVQALAGNAVIAKAPSDGGVSCLTLAVAIAARHNLPFTLISGGGAELSSVLVAAAEIGCVFFVGGRDVGGQVAAGLVDSDKRHVLEQEGLNCWGVWEFSDWDLLATNVRKSFEYGKQRCTAYPRYVVQRSLFDEFLAAYLPAVRGVRFGHPLAVEPGQEELPELDFGPLIKDAKVKELDDAVQEAIAKGGVPLYRGSLESGRFLPGQDTSAYLPPTAILAPPPSSPLFHAEPFGPVDTIVLVDTEAELLAAMNASNGALVASIACDDEATAHRLSGELQAFKVGVNRPRSRGDKQEVFGGKGASWRGAFVGGTLLVHAVTEGPADERLYGNFPSHARYPAV, from the coding sequence GTGCCCCTGATCCTCAAGCCTGGTACCGCTTGGTCGGACGTCTACGCCCGTTGCCAGGAGGTAGCACCCGAGGCATTCCACGATGGCCGCCTCTGCAACTACTGGGACGGCCGCTGGCAGGCCGACGGGGTGCCCGCGCTGGCCACCTCCCCCGTGGACGGTACGCCGATCGCCGGCCCACCCCGGGTCACCAGCCCGACCGCGACCGCCGCGGTCCGGTCGGCCCTCGACACCCATCAGGTCTGGTCCCGGCTGCCGCTGGCCACCCGGAAGGCGCGGGTCAGCGCGGCACTGGACGAACTCGACGCGCACCGTGACCTCCTGGCGCTGCTGCTGGTCTGGGAGATCGGCAAGCCGTGGCGGCTGGCCCGGGCCGACGTCGACCGCTGCATCGAGGGGGTGCGCTGGTACGTCGAGGAGATCGACGAGATGGTCGACGGGCGTACCCCGCTCGCCGGCCCGGTCAGCAACATCGCCAGCTGGAACTACCCGATGAGCGTGATCATGCACGCGATGCTGGTGCAGGCGCTCGCCGGCAACGCGGTGATCGCCAAGGCCCCCTCGGACGGCGGGGTCAGCTGCCTGACCCTGGCGGTGGCCATCGCCGCGCGGCACAACCTGCCCTTCACCCTGATCAGCGGCGGTGGGGCGGAGCTCTCCTCGGTGCTGGTCGCGGCCGCCGAGATCGGGTGCGTCTTCTTCGTCGGCGGGCGCGACGTCGGCGGTCAGGTGGCCGCCGGACTGGTCGACTCGGACAAGCGTCACGTCCTCGAGCAGGAGGGACTGAACTGCTGGGGGGTGTGGGAGTTCAGCGACTGGGACCTGCTCGCCACCAACGTGCGCAAGTCCTTCGAGTACGGCAAGCAGCGCTGCACCGCGTACCCCCGCTACGTCGTGCAGCGGTCGCTCTTCGACGAGTTCCTCGCCGCGTACCTGCCCGCCGTCCGAGGTGTGCGGTTCGGGCACCCACTGGCGGTCGAGCCCGGTCAGGAGGAGCTACCCGAGCTCGACTTCGGGCCACTGATCAAGGACGCCAAGGTCAAGGAACTCGACGACGCGGTGCAGGAGGCGATCGCCAAGGGCGGGGTGCCGCTCTACCGGGGCTCGCTGGAGAGCGGGCGCTTCCTGCCGGGGCAGGACACCTCGGCGTACCTGCCGCCGACCGCGATCCTGGCCCCTCCTCCCTCATCGCCGCTGTTCCACGCCGAGCCGTTCGGGCCGGTCGACACGATCGTCCTGGTGGACACGGAGGCGGAGCTGCTGGCGGCGATGAACGCCAGCAACGGGGCGCTGGTCGCCTCGATCGCCTGCGACGACGAGGCGACGGCGCACCGGCTCAGCGGCGAACTGCAGGCGTTCAAGGTCGGGGTCAACCGGCCCCGGTCGCGGGGCGACAAGCAGGAGGTCTTCGGCGGCAAGGGCGCGTCCTGGCGGGGCGCCTTCGTCGGCGGAACGCTGCTGGTCCACGCGGTCACCGAGGGCCCGGCCGACGAGCGGCTCTACGGCAACTTCCCGTCGCACGCCCGTTACCCGGCGGTGTGA
- a CDS encoding hydroxypyruvate isomerase family protein: MTAHDLRFDVNLSILFTELPLLHRPAAAAEAGFDAVEFWWPFAEPVPADRDVSAFLAALDNAGVRLVGLNFDAGDMAAGDRGLLSQPANSARFRDNIDVAIGIAEATGCRALNALYGNRVDGVDPAAQDDLAAENLALAAEAAAGAGAIVLVEPLNSAQNPAYPLATATDVRAVIDRVRVGSGQHNVRLLCDLYHLASNGEDLEKVITTHTGHIGHVQIADTPGRHQPGTGDLDLDGLLAQLERAGYRGYVGCEYKPLGTSADSFGWLPRERRASARL; this comes from the coding sequence ATGACGGCACATGATCTCCGGTTCGACGTGAACCTCTCCATTCTCTTCACCGAACTGCCGCTGCTGCACCGACCGGCGGCCGCCGCCGAGGCCGGTTTCGACGCGGTCGAGTTCTGGTGGCCGTTCGCCGAGCCGGTGCCGGCCGACCGCGACGTCAGCGCCTTCCTCGCCGCGCTCGACAACGCCGGCGTACGTCTGGTCGGCCTGAACTTCGACGCCGGTGACATGGCCGCCGGCGACCGGGGCCTGCTCTCCCAGCCGGCGAACTCGGCCCGCTTCCGGGACAACATCGACGTGGCCATCGGGATCGCGGAGGCGACCGGCTGCCGGGCGCTGAACGCGCTGTACGGCAACCGGGTGGACGGGGTCGATCCGGCCGCGCAGGACGACCTGGCCGCGGAGAACCTCGCGCTCGCCGCGGAGGCGGCCGCCGGTGCGGGTGCGATCGTGCTGGTCGAGCCGCTGAACAGCGCGCAGAACCCGGCCTATCCGCTGGCGACCGCCACGGACGTGCGCGCGGTGATCGACCGGGTACGGGTCGGCTCCGGTCAGCACAACGTCCGACTGCTCTGCGATCTCTACCACCTGGCGAGCAACGGTGAGGACCTGGAGAAGGTGATCACCACGCACACCGGGCACATCGGACACGTACAGATCGCCGACACCCCGGGGCGCCACCAGCCCGGCACCGGCGACCTCGACCTCGACGGCCTTCTCGCCCAGTTGGAACGGGCCGGCTACCGCGGCTACGTGGGGTGCGAGTACAAGCCCCTCGGCACCAGCGCGGACAGCTTCGGTTGGCTGCCACGGGAACGCCGCGCGTCCGCCCGGCTCTGA
- the gcl gene encoding glyoxylate carboligase, with protein sequence MPKIPCMEAVVAVLASEGVDIAFGCPGAAILPLYAALRNSDIKHLIVRHEEGATHMADGWARTNGRVGVAIGTSGPAGTNMITGLYTAQADSIPMICITGQAPTSKLHQEAFQAVDIVEIAKPVTKWAVQVKEAAQAPWIFREAFRIARSGRPGPVLIDLPLDVQRQEIEWDTAIDAPLPVTRVEPHPPRVERALDLLLAAERPLILAGGGVILGDATDLLREVAETLDIPVQVTLMGKGSLPEDHDLFAGMTGIQTTQRYGNASFLESDLVLALGARFGDRHTGDLETYRGDRKFIHVDIEPTQIGKVFGPDLGVVSDTGAFLAALLDAVRRRDTRVDRTEWVARVRELRRTLTRRDDFDSVPIKAPRVFREINEFFGPETYFVTAIGLYQIWSGQFQHVFKPRHYQVCGQAGPLGWEIPAAIGVKAARPEAEVVGVVGDYSFQFLVEELAVAAQYNVPFVLVMLNNEYLGLIRQAEIGYDMNFEVDIHYDEYGTDNVKIMEAYGCSGRRVTEPGEISDTLAWASKEAKRTSRPVLVEVMIEREANTAHGLSIAKVNEFEPVPEIAEVPAPSH encoded by the coding sequence ATGCCCAAGATCCCCTGTATGGAAGCGGTGGTCGCCGTGCTCGCGTCGGAGGGCGTGGACATCGCGTTCGGTTGCCCCGGCGCCGCGATCCTGCCGCTGTACGCCGCACTCAGGAACAGCGACATCAAGCACCTCATCGTCCGGCACGAGGAGGGCGCCACGCACATGGCGGACGGCTGGGCCCGGACCAACGGCCGGGTCGGTGTCGCCATCGGCACCTCGGGACCGGCCGGCACCAACATGATCACCGGGCTCTACACCGCGCAGGCCGACTCCATCCCGATGATCTGCATCACCGGGCAGGCGCCGACCAGCAAACTGCACCAGGAGGCGTTCCAGGCGGTCGACATCGTCGAGATCGCCAAACCGGTCACCAAGTGGGCGGTGCAGGTCAAGGAGGCCGCCCAGGCGCCGTGGATCTTCCGCGAGGCGTTCCGGATCGCCCGCTCCGGCCGGCCCGGCCCGGTCCTCATCGACCTGCCGCTCGACGTGCAGCGGCAGGAGATCGAGTGGGACACCGCTATCGACGCCCCGTTGCCGGTGACCCGGGTCGAGCCGCACCCGCCCCGGGTGGAACGCGCCCTGGACCTGCTCCTCGCCGCCGAACGGCCGCTCATCCTGGCCGGCGGCGGAGTCATCCTCGGCGACGCCACCGACCTGCTGCGCGAGGTCGCCGAGACGCTGGACATCCCGGTCCAGGTGACCCTGATGGGCAAGGGTTCGCTCCCGGAGGACCACGACCTGTTCGCCGGGATGACCGGGATCCAGACCACCCAGCGCTACGGCAACGCGTCCTTCCTGGAGTCCGACCTGGTGCTCGCCCTCGGCGCCCGGTTCGGTGACCGGCACACCGGTGACCTGGAGACCTATCGCGGTGACCGGAAGTTCATCCACGTCGACATCGAGCCGACCCAGATCGGCAAGGTGTTCGGGCCGGACCTCGGGGTGGTGTCGGACACCGGCGCGTTCCTGGCGGCGCTGCTCGACGCGGTCCGGCGCCGTGACACCCGGGTCGACCGGACGGAGTGGGTGGCGCGGGTGCGTGAACTGCGCCGCACGCTCACCCGCCGGGACGACTTCGACTCGGTGCCGATCAAGGCGCCGCGGGTCTTCCGGGAGATCAACGAGTTCTTCGGCCCGGAGACCTACTTCGTCACCGCGATCGGCCTCTACCAGATCTGGTCCGGTCAGTTCCAGCACGTGTTCAAGCCGCGCCACTACCAGGTGTGCGGCCAGGCCGGGCCGCTCGGCTGGGAGATCCCGGCGGCGATCGGGGTGAAGGCGGCCCGGCCCGAGGCCGAGGTGGTCGGGGTGGTCGGCGACTACTCGTTCCAGTTCCTGGTCGAGGAGCTCGCGGTCGCGGCGCAGTACAACGTGCCGTTCGTGCTGGTGATGCTGAACAACGAGTACCTGGGTCTGATCCGGCAGGCCGAGATCGGCTACGACATGAACTTCGAGGTGGACATCCACTACGACGAATACGGCACCGACAACGTCAAAATCATGGAGGCGTACGGCTGTTCCGGTCGCCGGGTCACCGAGCCGGGCGAGATCAGCGACACGCTCGCCTGGGCCAGCAAGGAGGCGAAGCGCACCAGCCGGCCGGTGCTGGTCGAGGTGATGATCGAGCGTGAGGCCAACACCGCGCACGGGCTCTCGATCGCGAAGGTCAACGAGTTCGAACCGGTCCCGGAGATCGCGGAAGTCCCCGCGCCCTCCCACTGA
- a CDS encoding GntR family transcriptional regulator: protein MTDWDPSPPAAASGGRRLAAARAEARAVRQPLERPAPLRQAVYDVIAEMIINRELQPGEHLVENELAAQLGVSRQPVREALQRLHSEGWVDLRPALGAFVHVPTESEADQLLAARTLLETESARLAARLATPENIEHLWGLQRAGEKALSDDDQEGMVAANAALHAYVVSMSGNNVLAELIALVDRRVRWYYAPIARSRGREAWDEHAALIEVIASRNGKRAGDMMRRHTERTRESYHKRRKEAAEREALA, encoded by the coding sequence ATGACGGACTGGGACCCGAGCCCGCCAGCCGCCGCCAGCGGTGGACGACGGCTCGCCGCCGCACGAGCCGAGGCCCGTGCCGTACGCCAGCCGCTGGAGCGCCCCGCACCGCTACGCCAGGCGGTCTACGACGTGATCGCCGAAATGATCATCAATCGTGAGTTGCAGCCCGGCGAGCACCTCGTCGAGAACGAACTGGCGGCCCAGCTCGGTGTCAGCCGGCAGCCGGTACGCGAAGCGCTGCAGCGCCTGCACAGCGAGGGCTGGGTGGACCTGCGGCCGGCGCTCGGCGCCTTCGTGCACGTACCGACCGAATCCGAGGCGGACCAACTGCTCGCGGCCCGCACCCTGCTCGAGACCGAGTCGGCCCGGCTGGCGGCCCGCCTGGCGACGCCGGAGAACATCGAGCACCTGTGGGGGTTGCAGCGCGCCGGCGAGAAGGCGCTCAGCGACGACGACCAGGAGGGCATGGTCGCCGCCAACGCCGCGCTGCACGCGTACGTGGTGTCGATGTCGGGCAACAACGTGCTGGCCGAACTGATCGCGCTGGTCGACCGTCGGGTGCGGTGGTACTACGCGCCGATCGCGCGCTCCCGTGGTCGGGAGGCGTGGGACGAGCACGCGGCCCTGATCGAGGTGATCGCCAGCCGCAACGGCAAGCGCGCGGGCGACATGATGCGCCGGCACACCGAACGCACCCGGGAGAGCTACCACAAGCGTCGCAAGGAGGCCGCCGAGCGGGAGGCCCTGGCCTGA
- a CDS encoding thiamine pyrophosphate-binding protein → MVQTATEPVVDPILAEPSRDPERISGGHLVAKALKAEGVDVIFTLCGGHIIDIYDGCVDEGIAVVDVRHEQVAAHAADGYARATGKPGCAVVTAGPGTTDAVTGVANAFRAESPMLLIGGQGALNQHKMGSLQDLPHVDMMTPITKFAATVPHTARAADMVSMAFREAYNGAPGPSFLEIPRDVLDAEVRLADCTIPEPGRYRASTKSIGDPAAIQQLADILVKAKKPTVLLGTQVWTARGSDAAIDFVRTLNIPAYMNGSARGTLPPGDPHHFHLSRRYAFNNADVIIIVGTPFDFRMGYGRRLPKGATVVQIDLDYRTVGKNRDIDLGLVGDPGAILAAVTQAASGRIDNGAAGRKPWFAELRAEETTAYEKRLPRQLSDASPIHPLRLAHEINEFLTEDSIYIGDGGDIVTFSGGVVQPKSPGHWMDPGPLGTLGVGIPFVLAAKYGRPDKEVVALFGDGAFSLTGWDFETLVRFNLPFVGVVGNNSSMNQIRYGQAQKYGAARARVGNTLGDVRYDEFARMLGGYGEEVRDPADIGPALQRARESGLPSLINVWVDPDAYAPGTMNQTMYK, encoded by the coding sequence ATGGTTCAGACCGCGACCGAACCCGTCGTGGACCCGATCCTGGCCGAACCGAGTCGTGACCCGGAGCGAATCTCCGGTGGGCACCTGGTGGCCAAGGCGCTCAAGGCCGAGGGCGTCGACGTCATCTTCACCCTCTGCGGTGGCCACATCATCGACATCTACGACGGATGTGTCGACGAGGGCATCGCGGTGGTGGACGTCCGGCACGAGCAGGTCGCCGCCCACGCGGCCGACGGCTACGCCCGCGCCACCGGCAAGCCGGGATGCGCCGTGGTCACCGCGGGTCCCGGTACGACCGACGCCGTGACCGGGGTGGCGAACGCGTTCCGCGCGGAGAGCCCGATGCTCCTGATCGGCGGTCAGGGCGCGCTCAACCAGCACAAGATGGGCTCGCTGCAGGACCTGCCGCACGTGGACATGATGACGCCGATCACCAAGTTCGCCGCCACCGTGCCGCACACCGCGCGCGCGGCGGACATGGTGTCGATGGCGTTCCGGGAGGCGTACAACGGGGCACCCGGCCCGTCCTTCCTGGAGATACCGCGTGACGTGCTCGACGCGGAGGTGCGCCTGGCCGACTGCACCATTCCCGAGCCTGGCCGCTACCGTGCCTCGACCAAGAGCATCGGTGACCCGGCCGCGATCCAGCAGCTGGCCGACATCCTGGTCAAGGCGAAGAAGCCGACCGTGCTGCTCGGCACCCAGGTCTGGACGGCGCGGGGCAGTGACGCCGCGATCGACTTCGTCCGGACGCTGAACATTCCCGCTTACATGAACGGGTCGGCGCGCGGCACCCTGCCGCCCGGAGACCCGCACCACTTCCACCTGTCGCGTCGGTACGCGTTCAACAACGCCGACGTCATCATCATCGTCGGCACCCCCTTCGACTTCCGGATGGGCTACGGCCGCCGGTTGCCGAAGGGCGCGACCGTGGTGCAGATCGACCTGGACTACCGCACCGTCGGCAAGAACCGCGACATCGATCTCGGGCTGGTCGGCGACCCGGGTGCGATCCTCGCCGCGGTGACCCAGGCCGCGTCGGGCCGGATCGACAACGGAGCCGCCGGGCGGAAGCCCTGGTTCGCCGAGCTGCGGGCGGAGGAGACCACGGCGTACGAGAAGCGGCTGCCCCGCCAACTCTCCGACGCCAGCCCGATCCACCCGCTGCGGCTGGCCCACGAGATCAACGAGTTCCTCACCGAGGACTCGATCTACATCGGTGACGGCGGTGACATCGTCACCTTCTCCGGTGGTGTGGTGCAGCCGAAGTCGCCCGGTCACTGGATGGACCCCGGCCCGCTCGGCACCCTCGGTGTCGGCATCCCGTTCGTCCTCGCCGCCAAGTACGGGCGGCCGGACAAGGAGGTTGTCGCGCTCTTCGGCGACGGCGCCTTCAGCCTCACCGGCTGGGACTTCGAGACCCTGGTCCGGTTCAACCTGCCGTTCGTCGGCGTGGTGGGGAACAACTCCTCGATGAACCAGATCCGCTACGGCCAGGCGCAGAAGTACGGCGCCGCCCGTGCCCGGGTCGGCAACACCCTGGGCGACGTCCGGTACGACGAGTTCGCCCGGATGCTCGGCGGGTACGGCGAGGAGGTGCGCGATCCGGCCGACATCGGGCCCGCCCTGCAGCGGGCCCGCGAGTCCGGGCTCCCGTCGCTGATCAACGTCTGGGTCGACCCGGACGCGTACGCCCCGGGCACGATGAACCAGACCATGTACAAGTAA
- a CDS encoding TerC family protein, with the protein MNLPGWVWAVTITAFLVMIAIDFYLVARNPRDPSFRECVAWVSFYIMAAVVFGLILTGTAGATYGGQFFAGWLTEYSLSVDNLFVFVIIMSRFAVPVQYRQKVLLIGIVIALLLRGVFIAAGAQAITRFDWLFYLFGAFLIYTAIKLVGPQQEDEFSENVALRAVRRVLPTTESYHGASVLTRIDGRRMVTPMLIVMVAIGTTDLLFALDSIPAIFGLTQEPYLVFTANTFALMGLRQLYFLIGALLDRLVYLSKGLALILAFIGVKLVLEALHHDGVGWAPEVPILASLAVIIGTLLVTTVASLLKTRRDGQRAPQPTAVPTGTTDDQPRTPEVAMAERDAS; encoded by the coding sequence ATGAATCTTCCCGGCTGGGTGTGGGCGGTGACGATCACTGCCTTCCTCGTGATGATCGCCATCGACTTCTACCTGGTGGCCCGCAACCCACGCGACCCGTCGTTCCGGGAGTGCGTGGCGTGGGTGAGCTTCTACATCATGGCGGCGGTCGTCTTCGGCCTCATCCTCACCGGGACGGCGGGCGCGACGTACGGCGGGCAGTTCTTCGCGGGCTGGCTCACCGAGTACTCGCTCAGCGTCGACAACCTGTTCGTCTTCGTCATCATCATGAGTCGGTTCGCCGTACCGGTGCAGTACCGGCAGAAGGTGCTGCTGATCGGCATCGTGATCGCCCTCCTGCTCCGGGGCGTGTTCATCGCCGCGGGCGCCCAGGCGATCACCCGGTTCGACTGGCTCTTCTACCTGTTCGGCGCGTTCCTGATCTACACCGCCATCAAGCTGGTCGGGCCGCAGCAGGAGGACGAGTTCTCGGAGAACGTCGCACTGCGGGCGGTGCGGCGGGTGCTCCCGACGACCGAGAGCTACCACGGTGCGTCGGTGCTCACCAGGATCGACGGTCGGCGGATGGTGACCCCGATGCTGATCGTGATGGTCGCCATCGGAACCACCGACCTGTTGTTCGCGCTCGACTCCATCCCGGCGATCTTCGGCCTGACCCAGGAGCCGTACCTGGTCTTCACCGCGAACACCTTCGCGTTGATGGGCCTGCGGCAGCTCTACTTCCTGATCGGTGCCCTGTTGGACCGCCTGGTGTATCTGAGCAAGGGCCTGGCGCTGATCCTGGCGTTCATCGGCGTCAAGCTCGTGCTGGAGGCACTGCACCACGACGGTGTCGGTTGGGCTCCGGAGGTGCCGATCCTCGCCTCACTCGCGGTGATCATCGGAACCCTGCTGGTCACCACCGTCGCCAGCCTCCTGAAGACCCGGCGGGACGGACAGCGGGCCCCCCAGCCCACCGCCGTCCCGACCGGTACGACGGACGATCAGCCACGTACGCCGGAGGTCGCCATGGCGGAACGTGACGCGTCCTGA